Proteins from a single region of Allocatelliglobosispora scoriae:
- the mihF gene encoding integration host factor, actinobacterial type — protein MPLPTLSPEQRAAALEKAAEIRKARAELKGELKQGKTTLAAVLDRAEGDDVVGKLKVSAVLQALPGIGKIRATQIMEKLKIADSRRLRGLGDQQRKALLAEFAN, from the coding sequence GTGCCGCTCCCCACATTGAGCCCTGAGCAGCGCGCCGCCGCGCTGGAGAAGGCCGCTGAGATCCGCAAGGCCCGTGCTGAGCTGAAAGGCGAGCTCAAGCAGGGCAAGACCACCCTGGCCGCGGTCCTGGACCGGGCCGAGGGCGACGATGTTGTCGGCAAGCTCAAGGTGTCTGCTGTGCTGCAGGCGCTGCCGGGCATCGGCAAGATCCGTGCCACCCAGATCATGGAGAAGCTGAAGATCGCCGACAGCCGCCGCCTGCGCGGCCTGGGCGACCAGCAGCGCAAGGCTCTCCTGGCGGAGTTCGCCAACTGA
- the gmk gene encoding guanylate kinase produces MDDFPTDSENRAVRLTVLSGPSGVGKDSVIELVRARSPWVWLSVSVTTRRKRDYEVDGVHYHFVDRSGFERLVDGGQLLEWAEFAGNLYGTPRGPVEARLANGTPALLKIDIQGARQVRSTMPDAQLVFLAPPSVAELKRRLVGRGTDDEETIIRRLKHADEELASEAEFDVTVVNDFVERAAEELVGLLGSRLAPVRARL; encoded by the coding sequence ATGGATGACTTTCCGACCGACTCCGAGAACCGAGCTGTCCGACTGACCGTGCTCTCCGGCCCGTCGGGGGTGGGCAAGGACAGTGTCATCGAGTTGGTCAGGGCCAGGTCACCGTGGGTCTGGCTCTCCGTCTCGGTGACGACACGCCGCAAGCGCGACTACGAGGTCGACGGCGTGCACTACCACTTCGTCGACCGTTCGGGCTTCGAGCGACTCGTCGACGGCGGGCAGCTGCTGGAGTGGGCCGAGTTCGCGGGCAACCTCTATGGCACGCCGCGCGGGCCCGTCGAGGCCCGGCTCGCCAACGGCACCCCCGCCCTGCTGAAGATCGACATTCAGGGCGCGCGCCAGGTCAGGTCGACGATGCCCGACGCCCAGCTCGTCTTCCTCGCCCCGCCCAGCGTCGCCGAGCTCAAGCGCCGGCTCGTCGGCCGGGGCACCGACGACGAGGAGACGATCATCCGCCGGCTCAAGCACGCCGACGAGGAGCTCGCCTCCGAAGCGGAGTTCGACGTCACCGTGGTGAACGACTTCGTCGAAAGGGCTGCGGAAGAGTTGGTAGGATTGCTCGGTTCGCGCCTAGCGCCCGTCCGGGCGCGTTTGTGA
- the rpoZ gene encoding DNA-directed RNA polymerase subunit omega produces the protein MAATVANPEGITNPPIDELLEKTSSKYALVIFAAKRARQVNAYYSQLGEGLLEYVGPLVETTPQEKALSIAMREINAGLLVAEPTEG, from the coding sequence GTGGCCGCCACTGTCGCCAACCCAGAAGGCATCACCAACCCGCCGATCGACGAACTGCTCGAGAAGACCTCCTCGAAGTACGCTCTGGTGATCTTCGCCGCTAAGCGCGCGCGCCAGGTGAATGCCTACTACTCCCAGCTGGGCGAGGGTCTGCTGGAGTACGTCGGACCGCTGGTGGAGACGACGCCGCAGGAGAAGGCGCTCTCGATCGCCATGCGTGAGATCAACGCCGGTCTGCTCGTCGCCGAGCCCACCGAGGGTTAG